A genomic window from Sulfurospirillum oryzae includes:
- the panD gene encoding aspartate 1-decarboxylase: MTLEMLYSKIHRATVTDANLNYVGSITIDKELIEASNLCVGQKVEVVNINNGERFTTYVIEGKAGQKDICLNGAAARKAHIGDKIIIIAYAHMTKDEMQTFKPTVVLVDDSNAMIEVRDYI; this comes from the coding sequence ATGACGCTTGAGATGTTATACAGTAAAATTCATCGAGCAACCGTAACGGATGCTAATTTGAACTATGTTGGTTCAATTACAATCGATAAGGAGTTGATCGAAGCTTCCAACCTTTGCGTGGGGCAAAAAGTGGAAGTGGTCAATATCAACAACGGTGAGCGCTTTACAACCTATGTGATTGAAGGCAAGGCTGGGCAAAAAGATATTTGCCTTAACGGTGCAGCAGCACGCAAGGCCCATATTGGCGATAAAATCATTATCATTGCATACGCGCACATGACCAAAGATGAAATGCAGACGTTTAAGCCAACCGTTGTTTTAGTTGATGACAGTAATGCTATGATTGAAGTGAGAGATTACATCTAA
- a CDS encoding YbaB/EbfC family nucleoid-associated protein has product MFENFDLSKMGAMLEVAQKQAQKMQEDANSKQFTAKSGGGMVSVSMNGNGEVVDITLDDSLLNDKESLQILLISAMNDVSKMVEDNKKLATTQMLSSIGGFGAKS; this is encoded by the coding sequence ATGTTTGAAAATTTTGATCTTTCCAAAATGGGTGCAATGCTAGAAGTTGCACAAAAACAAGCTCAAAAGATGCAAGAAGATGCCAATAGTAAACAATTCACCGCTAAAAGTGGTGGTGGAATGGTGAGCGTAAGCATGAATGGTAATGGAGAAGTGGTCGATATAACCCTTGATGATTCTCTTTTAAATGATAAAGAATCTTTGCAGATTTTACTCATAAGTGCTATGAATGATGTTTCCAAAATGGTAGAAGATAATAAAAAACTAGCGACAACTCAAATGCTCTCCAGCATTGGAGGATTTGGCGCAAAAAGTTAA
- a CDS encoding PDZ domain-containing protein produces the protein MKRLGLFLLLITQVLFSADAPVPASKAEFVYPDFSQCYEKNRQSVVYFGKTRAVAISEKQAIAYSKEKPSVPYVRYDYFSNLYLFDSPKPLIPMKLKATSELKMGEWLASMTDNSLVAVNASKMGNGANDFFEFGGVGEVNSIVGGLCCEMYGLGIGDKFFIGSEALGRFIEGKSASFQELGVRVVDGNESVVVDFVDPNFKDAKLKAGDKITLLNGKKVSNVTEFADALKTFQDLTKVSAQIQRDNAWIEENILAPKPVKKVEPKKAHVPEVKKESYLQMKGFKFDNDLRIKEIARNSFAEQSGLKVGDRLMQVDELPVQRVQEADAYMAKARNKEMSLLFDREDFQFFVTLNR, from the coding sequence GTGAAACGTCTAGGTCTTTTTCTTTTGTTAATAACCCAAGTCCTTTTTTCAGCTGATGCACCAGTGCCTGCTTCTAAAGCAGAGTTTGTCTATCCTGATTTTTCGCAGTGCTATGAAAAAAACAGACAATCTGTTGTTTATTTTGGTAAAACCAGAGCGGTTGCCATTAGTGAAAAACAAGCCATAGCCTATTCAAAAGAGAAGCCTAGTGTGCCTTATGTGAGGTATGACTATTTCTCCAACCTTTATTTGTTTGATTCTCCAAAACCACTTATCCCTATGAAACTTAAAGCAACGAGTGAGCTCAAAATGGGTGAATGGCTTGCAAGTATGACCGATAATTCGTTAGTTGCTGTCAATGCTTCAAAAATGGGTAATGGCGCTAATGATTTTTTTGAATTTGGCGGTGTTGGTGAAGTGAATAGCATTGTGGGTGGACTTTGTTGTGAAATGTATGGTCTTGGAATTGGGGATAAATTTTTTATTGGCTCCGAGGCACTTGGGCGTTTTATAGAGGGTAAATCAGCCTCTTTTCAAGAGTTGGGTGTACGCGTAGTGGATGGCAATGAGAGCGTTGTTGTTGATTTTGTTGACCCAAATTTTAAAGATGCAAAACTCAAAGCTGGCGATAAAATTACGTTACTCAATGGTAAGAAAGTGAGTAATGTAACAGAATTTGCCGATGCCCTTAAAACATTTCAAGACCTCACCAAAGTAAGTGCTCAGATTCAAAGAGATAATGCATGGATTGAGGAAAATATCTTAGCTCCCAAACCTGTTAAAAAAGTTGAACCAAAAAAAGCCCATGTCCCTGAAGTAAAAAAAGAGAGTTATTTGCAAATGAAAGGCTTTAAGTTTGACAATGATCTTAGAATTAAAGAGATAGCGAGAAACTCTTTTGCCGAACAGAGTGGTCTCAAGGTGGGTGATCGTTTAATGCAAGTTGATGAGCTTCCTGTTCAGAGAGTTCAAGAAGCCGATGCGTATATGGCAAAAGCACGAAATAAAGAGATGAGTCTATTATTTGATCGCGAAGACTTTCAGTTTTTTGTGACACTGAATCGTTGA
- a CDS encoding polyprenyl synthetase family protein, producing MSSKVLVEKFEAFLKAKLPVIQSFHPHFSHAFGEMLDVGGKRFRPLLLLSVVEGTRPLLIENALHVSLGLEMMHTYSLIHDDLPCMDNAPLRRGHPTLHVTYDETTAVLVGDALNTHAFYFLANAPLSAEIKIKLVSILSSDAGIYGMVLGQAIDCFFEDKHLNIDELTFLHLHKTAKLIAASLLMGAVICELDKATQEALYQFGLKLGLLFQVQDDIIDATLTSEEAGKPTQNDGHKNSFVNLLGLEGAKEEKRKLLIELDVELNKLDTALSQRLKSIVDEYFKG from the coding sequence TTGAGTTCTAAAGTGTTAGTCGAAAAATTTGAAGCATTTTTAAAAGCAAAGCTTCCTGTTATCCAGAGTTTTCATCCCCATTTTAGCCATGCTTTTGGTGAAATGCTTGATGTGGGAGGAAAACGCTTTCGTCCCCTTTTGTTGCTTAGTGTTGTAGAAGGTACACGTCCTCTTTTGATTGAAAATGCTTTACATGTATCACTTGGTTTAGAGATGATGCATACGTATTCACTGATTCATGATGATTTACCTTGTATGGATAATGCACCGCTTAGACGGGGTCATCCTACTTTACATGTAACCTATGATGAAACGACAGCCGTTCTTGTCGGTGACGCACTTAATACACACGCTTTTTATTTTTTAGCCAACGCTCCTTTGAGTGCTGAGATTAAAATCAAGTTGGTTTCAATTCTTTCAAGCGATGCAGGCATTTATGGTATGGTTTTAGGACAAGCGATTGACTGCTTTTTTGAAGACAAGCACTTAAATATAGATGAGCTGACATTTTTGCATCTGCACAAAACAGCAAAATTGATAGCGGCTTCACTTTTGATGGGTGCTGTTATTTGTGAGTTGGATAAGGCGACGCAAGAGGCACTTTATCAGTTCGGTTTGAAACTGGGTCTTTTATTTCAAGTTCAAGATGACATTATTGATGCGACACTCACGAGCGAAGAGGCAGGCAAGCCAACACAAAATGATGGGCATAAAAATTCGTTTGTCAATTTGTTAGGATTAGAGGGTGCAAAAGAAGAGAAACGAAAACTTTTAATCGAGTTGGATGTTGAGTTAAATAAGCTTGATACTGCTTTGTCGCAAAGACTCAAAAGTATTGTTGATGAATATTTTAAAGGATAG